The Arachidicoccus terrestris genome includes the window GGGAAGAGGCGGCGCCGGATTCCCGACGGGACTAAAATGGAGTTTTCTGGCCAAACCGGAAGGTGTACCCAGACATCTGGTCTGTAATGCGGATGAATCTGAACCGGGAACTTTCAAAGACCGGTATCTGATGGAGTTTTTGCCACATTTATTAATTGAGGGGTTGATCGTATCCAGCTTCGCGCTGGGATCCCATGCAACATATATTTATATCCGCGGAGAATATGCGTGGATTGTGGATATTCTGGAACAGGCCATTCAGGAAGCGAAGAATAACGGGTTTCTGGGTAAGAACATTCTGGGAACCGGCTTTGATCTGGAGATATATGTACACCGTGGTGCGGGTGCCTATATCTGCGGAGAAGAAACAGCCTTAATAGAAAGCCTGGAAGGGAAACGCGGTAACCCACGGATCAAGCCGCCTTTTCCGGCCGTACAGGGTGTCTGGATGCGTCCGACCGTAGTAAATAACGTAGAGACACTGGCAGCAGTCGTTCCGATCATTAATATGGGTGGCGAAGCCTATGGGAATATCGGCGTCGGTAAATCTACCGGGACTAAGCTGATCTCAGCCTGCGGTAATCTGAATAAGCCGGGTGTTTATGAAATTCCTTTTGATCTTTCAGTTGAAGATTTTATATACAGCGACGAGTGGTGCGGCGGTATCCCGAATGGCAGGCGTTTAAAAGCCTGTATTCCAGGGGGATCTTCTGTACCCATTGTTCCAACGAACTTGTTGTTAAAAACAGCCAAAGGCGAGACTCGGTATATGAACTATGAGAGTCTGTCTGATGGAGGATTCCAGACCGGAACCATGCTGGGGTCCGGTGGATTTATTGTGCTGGATGAAGATCAGTGTGTAGTTAAGCACACCATGACGCTCGCTCACTTTTACATGCATGAGAGCTGTGGTCAGTGTAGCCCCTGTAGAGAAGGCACAGGCTGGATGTGGCGCATTTTAAAAAACATCGAGTACGGCAAGGGTAAAATGGAAGATATTGATCTGCTCTGGGACGTACAACGTAGAATTGAAGGCAATACGATTTGCCCGCTTGGTGATGCAGCTGCCTGGCCGGTTGCGGCAGCGATCCGCCATTTCCGGGATGAGTTTGAATGGCATGTATTGCATCCCGAGGAAGCGCAACAGCGCAATTATGGTTTAGCGCATTATGCTGATCCGAGGGAGATTCCGGTGATTGCGTGACGGGGAAATAAAAAAGGTTTATTAATCCCGGTTTCGAAAAAAATTGCCGGGGAAAATTAAATTGTGATGGCAGAACAACCTCTATTTAAGGTAACCATAGATAATGTGACGGTAGAAGTGCCGGCAGGGACCACGATTTTACAGGCTGCGCGTCAGGCTGGCCCTGAAGTAGCACCTCCGGCCATGTGTTATTATTCTAAACTGGAAGGCAGTGGCGGTAAATGCCGTACCTGTCTGGTGGAAGTCAGCAAAGGTTCAGACAAGGATCCCAGGCCCATGCCTAAACTGGTTGCCAGTTGCCGTACTACGGTGATGGATGGTATGGAAGTTAAAAACCTGACTTCCGAACGTGTGGTGGATGCCCGTAAAGGTGTGGTTGAATTTTTATTGATCAATCATCCGCTAGATTGCCCTATCTGCGACCAGGCAGGAGAATGCCATCTGCAGGATCTTTCCTATAATCATGGTGGCGCGGGTACACGTTATGAATTCCAGCGCCGTACATTCGAAAAACATACACTGGGCGATAAGATACAGCTACACATGACGCGCTGTATTCTCTGTTACCGTTGTGTTATGGTAGCCGACCAATTAACCGGTAAGCGTGAGCACGGTGTCCTGGAGCGCGGTGAAAGAGCGGAAATTTCTGATTATTTAGAAAAGAGCCTGGATAAGGAGTTTATCGGAAATGTCATTGATGTATGTCCGGTGGGAGCCCTAACGGATAAAACCTTCAGATTTAAAAATAGAGTCTGGTTCTTAAAGCCACTGAATGCACATAGGGATTGTCCTACCTGCAGCGGTAAAGTAACCCTTTGGAACAGGGGGGACGAAGTATACAGAGTCACTGCCCGCAAGGATCAGTGGGGAGAAGTTGAGGACTGGATCTGTAATGAATGCCGGTTTGACAAAAAGAAAACCAGTGACTGGATCATTGAAGGCCCAAGGGTTATCAACCGTCATTCTGTGATTAGCCAGAATAAATACATCGGCATGGTTAACCCCAAGGAAACCATTGATGAAGTAATTGGTAAGGAACCCAGATTGTTTCTGGATATTCACGATGTAAGCGAAGTGAATAAACCTAACCGGGACCTGAGTTTAATCGAAGGCCCTGCACATTCAACTGATTTTAAGCAAAACGAGGAAAATAAATAGTAAATCCGATAAGGCATGACATTATTAGCATTTGACTGGACGCTCATCATCGAGAAGTTGATACTTATCGCAGTCGTCATTTTTGGTTCACTGGGAATAGCCCTGTATTCCACGTGGGCTGAAAGAAAGGTGGCCGGCTTTATGCAAGACCGTATCGGTCCGAACCGCGCAGGTCCCTTTGGACTTTTGCAGCCCTTTGCCGATGGCGCGAAACTGATTTTTAAAGAAGAAATTATTCCCAATTCTGCCAATAAATGGCTGTTTATCCTAGGGCCTGGCATGGCGATGACTGCGGCATTAATTACCAGCGCCGTGATCCCATGGTCCAGTCATCTGGAAATTGGTGGCAGAAATATTCCTTTACAGGTCGCTGATGTGAATATCGGCATTCTGTATATTTTTGGCGCCGTCAGTATCGGTGTTTATGGCATTATGATTGGAGGCTGGGCCTCTAATAATAAATTCTCTCTGCTTGCTGCATTAAGAGGCGCCTCCCAGGCGATCAGCTATGAGTTGGCGATGGGGATCGCCCTGATTTCCCTGCTTATGCTGACTGGTTCGCTAAGCCTGAAAGATATTGTAGAACAACAGATGGCCCCGGGTCATTTGTGGAATATTGCGTATCAGCCACTCGGTTTTTTAATTTTTATTGTGTGCATTTTTGCAGAGTGTAATCGTACCCCCTTTGATCTATCCGAAGCAGAGAATGAATTAAACATGGGATACCATCAGGAATATTCTTCTATGAAACTCGGGTTTTATCTTTTTGCGGAGTATGTCAACATGTTTGTGGCGAGTGCAGTGATGGCAACGCTTTATTTTGGCGGCTACGATGTGCCTTTCCTCAACGAGAGTCTTTTATCTCCCAATTTGGCAGCGCTGGTGGGTATCGTTGCGCTGATGATAAAAATCGTGATCTTTATATTTATCTTTATGTGGGTGCGTTGGACCATTCCGAGATTTCGCTATGACCAGCTGATGGAGCTGGGGTGGAAAAAACTCTTACCGCTGGCACTGGCTAATATGATTTTAACGGCTATAGTGATATTGTGGCTGAATCATTAATAGGTGGAAGATAAATACAGGTATTTTGCTGAGGCAGGAATATAGAGATAAAGAGATGTGCCTGAGTATGAATTTAGAAAATTTAAGTCTGCGTTTCGTTCACAAATGAACAACCGGACCAAACAGAAATAGAATAGCAATTATGCAGTCTTTAACCAATAGAAAGGCAGATGTTAACCGGAGTCCGATGACTTTTGCGGAGAAGATCTATATTCCGGAAATCGCCCGGGGTATGGC containing:
- the nuoF gene encoding NADH-quinone oxidoreductase subunit NuoF — translated: MKLLLENAHIEGIRYYDTYRKHGGYRSVEKALKMTPDEIVEEVKKSGLRGRGGAGFPTGLKWSFLAKPEGVPRHLVCNADESEPGTFKDRYLMEFLPHLLIEGLIVSSFALGSHATYIYIRGEYAWIVDILEQAIQEAKNNGFLGKNILGTGFDLEIYVHRGAGAYICGEETALIESLEGKRGNPRIKPPFPAVQGVWMRPTVVNNVETLAAVVPIINMGGEAYGNIGVGKSTGTKLISACGNLNKPGVYEIPFDLSVEDFIYSDEWCGGIPNGRRLKACIPGGSSVPIVPTNLLLKTAKGETRYMNYESLSDGGFQTGTMLGSGGFIVLDEDQCVVKHTMTLAHFYMHESCGQCSPCREGTGWMWRILKNIEYGKGKMEDIDLLWDVQRRIEGNTICPLGDAAAWPVAAAIRHFRDEFEWHVLHPEEAQQRNYGLAHYADPREIPVIA
- a CDS encoding 2Fe-2S iron-sulfur cluster-binding protein, with protein sequence MAEQPLFKVTIDNVTVEVPAGTTILQAARQAGPEVAPPAMCYYSKLEGSGGKCRTCLVEVSKGSDKDPRPMPKLVASCRTTVMDGMEVKNLTSERVVDARKGVVEFLLINHPLDCPICDQAGECHLQDLSYNHGGAGTRYEFQRRTFEKHTLGDKIQLHMTRCILCYRCVMVADQLTGKREHGVLERGERAEISDYLEKSLDKEFIGNVIDVCPVGALTDKTFRFKNRVWFLKPLNAHRDCPTCSGKVTLWNRGDEVYRVTARKDQWGEVEDWICNECRFDKKKTSDWIIEGPRVINRHSVISQNKYIGMVNPKETIDEVIGKEPRLFLDIHDVSEVNKPNRDLSLIEGPAHSTDFKQNEENK
- the nuoH gene encoding NADH-quinone oxidoreductase subunit NuoH, whose protein sequence is MTLLAFDWTLIIEKLILIAVVIFGSLGIALYSTWAERKVAGFMQDRIGPNRAGPFGLLQPFADGAKLIFKEEIIPNSANKWLFILGPGMAMTAALITSAVIPWSSHLEIGGRNIPLQVADVNIGILYIFGAVSIGVYGIMIGGWASNNKFSLLAALRGASQAISYELAMGIALISLLMLTGSLSLKDIVEQQMAPGHLWNIAYQPLGFLIFIVCIFAECNRTPFDLSEAENELNMGYHQEYSSMKLGFYLFAEYVNMFVASAVMATLYFGGYDVPFLNESLLSPNLAALVGIVALMIKIVIFIFIFMWVRWTIPRFRYDQLMELGWKKLLPLALANMILTAIVILWLNH